One window of the Dehalococcoidia bacterium genome contains the following:
- a CDS encoding NHL repeat-containing protein: protein MPDWEHAMKYLKTIGFNSNQPIGRGFNYPYDTAFSADGRIFVMNRMGGLNPRGIRIQICTFDEDWLGEFSTGPGDGDDQFRVPVCMAFDAHDNLYVTDEALNEVKVFDSQGNFLRKWGTDIDGYGSLAGPAGVAHGADGSVFVVEQYANRVHKLTPDGESITTWGLAGDGPGQFNLPWGATVDSDGDLYIADWRNDRIQKFTPDGEFIAAYGRPGDSEGQFHRPSSVAVTREGLICVADWGNERVQILDADGEFQQKLTGEATLSKWAVEWLEVNQDELGARNRSDLAVKDLPKHLQTPFHTASQTEPIFWGPVSVRLDAEDRLYITEHSRHRIQIYEG from the coding sequence ATGCCTGACTGGGAACACGCCATGAAGTACCTCAAGACCATCGGTTTCAATTCCAACCAGCCCATAGGTCGCGGATTCAACTACCCGTACGACACCGCGTTCAGCGCGGACGGCCGCATCTTCGTGATGAACAGGATGGGCGGGCTGAACCCGCGCGGCATCCGCATCCAGATATGCACGTTCGACGAAGACTGGCTCGGCGAGTTCTCCACAGGCCCCGGCGACGGCGATGACCAGTTCCGCGTTCCTGTGTGCATGGCCTTCGACGCGCACGACAACCTGTACGTCACCGACGAGGCGCTCAACGAGGTCAAGGTCTTCGACAGCCAGGGCAACTTCCTCCGAAAGTGGGGAACAGACATCGATGGCTATGGCTCTCTCGCAGGACCTGCCGGAGTCGCGCACGGCGCCGACGGCAGCGTCTTCGTCGTCGAGCAGTACGCCAACCGCGTTCACAAGTTGACGCCAGACGGCGAGTCGATCACGACGTGGGGACTGGCCGGCGACGGCCCCGGCCAGTTCAACCTGCCCTGGGGCGCGACCGTGGACTCAGACGGCGACCTCTACATAGCCGACTGGCGCAACGACAGGATTCAGAAGTTCACGCCGGACGGCGAGTTCATAGCCGCGTACGGCAGACCGGGCGATAGCGAGGGCCAGTTCCACAGACCAAGCTCGGTCGCGGTCACCCGTGAGGGGCTGATCTGCGTCGCCGACTGGGGCAACGAGCGAGTCCAGATACTCGACGCCGACGGCGAGTTTCAGCAGAAGCTCACCGGCGAGGCCACGCTGTCGAAGTGGGCCGTGGAGTGGTTGGAGGTCAACCAGGACGAGCTCGGAGCGCGCAACCGTTCCGACCTGGCCGTCAAGGACCTCCCCAAGCACCTGCAGACCCCGTTCCATACGGCATCCCAGACAGAGCCGATATTCTGGGGCCCCGTCTCAGTCAGACTCGACGCCGAAGACCGCCTCTACATCACAGAACACAGCCGCCACCGCATCCAGATCTACGAGGGCTAA
- a CDS encoding DUF1800 family protein, which translates to MTTETRNQIAHLARRAGFGATPQELDAYEETGYEDLVEQFLNPASADNIPDDLIFRRHVDLHAMQGHNAAYWAYRLISTQCPLEEKIALFWHGVFATGENKLNNLGSLTNQVDTFRRHGMGRFDEILP; encoded by the coding sequence ATGACCACTGAGACTAGAAACCAGATCGCCCACCTTGCCAGGCGTGCGGGGTTCGGCGCCACGCCGCAGGAGCTGGATGCCTACGAGGAGACCGGGTACGAGGACCTCGTGGAGCAGTTCCTCAACCCTGCGTCGGCGGACAACATACCTGACGACCTGATCTTCCGACGCCACGTCGACCTCCACGCCATGCAGGGCCACAACGCTGCCTACTGGGCTTACCGGCTCATCTCGACGCAGTGCCCGCTTGAGGAGAAGATCGCGCTGTTCTGGCACGGAGTGTTCGCCACCGGCGAGAATAAGCTGAACAACCTGGGCTCCCTCACCAACCAGGTCGACACGTTCCGCAGGCACGGTATGGGACGCTTCGATGAAATCCTGCCATGA